A DNA window from Methylobacterium sp. NMS14P contains the following coding sequences:
- the recF gene encoding DNA replication/repair protein RecF (All proteins in this family for which functions are known are DNA-binding proteins that assist the filamentation of RecA onto DNA for the initiation of recombination or recombinational repair.), with protein MSDVLDPRVEPDGSGLRVTRLIARDFRNHADLELTPGARFVALVGENGAGKTNLLEALSLFVPGRGLRRAEFAAMARNGGPGGFAVSLTLDREGAEHRLGTGLEPPGPDGRTSRLCRIDGATAASPVAFSEFLRVVWLTPDLDGLFRGAAGDRRRFLDRLVLAVDAAHGARVSAMERALRSRNRLLEERPDDDRWLDAVEREVAELGVAVALARRETAERLDRLIAETRDDAQPFPWAAIRLEGDLDDLVAVWPAIEAEDRYRMALRNGRNRDRAAGRTLIGPQSSDLVVRHGPKDVPAGTASTGEQKALLIGLVLAHARLVRAMSGIAPLILLDEVAAHLDPRRRAGLFEALEALPGQVWMTGADPDAFAQAGTRTEVLRIGG; from the coding sequence ATGAGCGACGTCCTCGATCCGCGGGTCGAGCCCGACGGGTCGGGTCTGCGCGTCACGCGCCTGATCGCCCGCGATTTCCGCAACCACGCGGACCTCGAACTGACGCCCGGGGCCCGCTTCGTCGCGCTGGTCGGGGAGAACGGCGCGGGCAAGACCAACCTGCTGGAGGCGCTCTCGCTGTTCGTGCCGGGCCGGGGCCTGCGCCGGGCGGAATTCGCCGCCATGGCGCGCAACGGCGGCCCGGGGGGATTCGCGGTCTCGCTCACCCTCGACCGCGAGGGCGCCGAGCACCGGCTCGGCACCGGCTTGGAGCCCCCGGGGCCCGACGGGCGGACGAGCCGGCTCTGCCGGATCGACGGCGCCACTGCGGCCTCGCCGGTGGCGTTCAGCGAGTTCCTGCGGGTGGTCTGGCTGACCCCCGACCTCGACGGGCTGTTCCGCGGCGCGGCCGGCGACCGGCGGCGGTTCCTCGACCGGCTCGTGCTGGCGGTCGACGCCGCCCACGGCGCCCGGGTCTCCGCGATGGAGCGGGCCCTGCGCTCGCGCAACCGCCTGCTGGAGGAGCGGCCCGACGACGACCGCTGGCTCGACGCGGTGGAGCGGGAGGTCGCCGAGCTGGGCGTCGCCGTGGCGCTCGCCCGGCGCGAGACCGCCGAGCGCCTCGATCGGCTGATCGCCGAGACCCGGGACGACGCGCAGCCCTTCCCCTGGGCGGCCATCCGCCTCGAGGGCGACCTCGACGATCTGGTGGCGGTCTGGCCGGCCATCGAGGCCGAGGACCGCTACCGGATGGCGCTCCGCAACGGCCGCAACCGGGACCGGGCCGCCGGCCGCACCCTGATCGGGCCGCAGAGCAGCGACCTCGTGGTCCGCCACGGCCCCAAGGACGTCCCCGCCGGCACGGCGTCCACGGGGGAGCAGAAGGCGCTGCTGATCGGGCTCGTCCTCGCCCACGCGCGGCTGGTGCGCGCCATGAGCGGCATCGCCCCGCTGATCCTCCTCGACGAGGTGGCGGCCCACCTGGATCCCCGCCGCCGGGCCGGCCTGTTCGAGGCCCTGGAGGCGCTCCCGGGGCAGGTCTGGATGACCGGCGCCGACCCGGACGCCTTCGCGCAGGCCGGCACCCGGACGGAGGTGCTGCGGATCGGGGGCTGA
- a CDS encoding methyl-accepting chemotaxis protein, with amino-acid sequence MISAIVGGCIWYAQARMTTIDDGYSQFIVNEAAAVADARRLNRLVIELNYWVYRIIAETDQRQMRDANAGFEAVRPQVQALLPVLRSHAPTFAGRIDEQTARIERYLRDVSEVCRLGTANQNEQAIALVHAAIDPTFSGLLEEGNRIAEDIAAYMRKGSDELTDQTNHTRRTLIAVGALGMLAGLLAAVFITTVGITRPLGRLVKVLQRMAQGEVEADIAGAARRDEIGAVGRAVEGIKTMVARKAAEEAEVRRIADAAALAERRRTMLDLADGFERAVGGIIGLVSSSATELQATAQAMTSSATETASQSTTVAAAAEQASANVQTVAAAAEELGTSVQEIGRQVLGSATLAQTAVGEADETQHLVQALSQAATRIGDMVGMISTIAGQTNLLALNATIEAARAGDAGRGFAVVAAEVKELAGQTARATEEISQQIGQIQDVTGQAVAAIDMIAARIREIDAVATTIAAAVEQQGAATHEIVRNVSQAAAGTDQVTSNITGVAKASEETGAAAAQVLGAAGALSRQSESLGTEVSRFLGTVRAA; translated from the coding sequence ATGATCAGCGCGATCGTCGGCGGGTGCATCTGGTACGCGCAGGCGCGGATGACGACGATCGACGACGGATACAGCCAGTTCATCGTCAACGAGGCGGCGGCCGTCGCCGATGCCCGCCGGCTGAATCGCCTGGTGATCGAGCTGAACTACTGGGTCTACCGGATCATCGCGGAGACCGATCAGCGCCAGATGCGGGACGCCAACGCGGGCTTCGAGGCCGTCCGGCCCCAGGTGCAGGCGCTGCTCCCGGTCCTCCGGTCGCACGCACCGACCTTCGCGGGGCGCATCGACGAGCAGACGGCGCGGATCGAGCGCTATCTCCGCGACGTGAGCGAGGTCTGCCGGCTCGGCACCGCCAATCAGAACGAGCAAGCCATCGCGCTGGTCCACGCGGCGATCGATCCGACCTTCTCCGGCCTGCTCGAGGAGGGCAACAGGATCGCCGAGGACATCGCCGCCTACATGCGGAAGGGGTCGGACGAACTCACCGACCAGACCAACCACACCCGGCGGACCCTGATCGCCGTCGGCGCCCTCGGGATGCTGGCGGGTCTGCTCGCGGCGGTGTTCATCACCACCGTCGGGATCACGCGCCCCCTCGGCCGGCTGGTCAAGGTTCTGCAGCGCATGGCGCAGGGCGAGGTCGAGGCCGACATCGCGGGTGCGGCGCGGCGGGACGAGATCGGCGCGGTCGGCCGGGCGGTGGAGGGGATCAAGACGATGGTCGCCCGGAAGGCCGCCGAGGAGGCCGAGGTCCGGCGCATCGCCGACGCGGCGGCCCTCGCCGAGCGGCGGCGCACTATGCTGGATCTCGCCGACGGGTTCGAGCGGGCGGTCGGCGGCATCATCGGGCTGGTCTCGTCCTCGGCCACCGAGCTGCAGGCCACCGCCCAGGCGATGACGTCGAGCGCCACCGAGACGGCGAGCCAGTCGACCACGGTCGCGGCGGCCGCCGAGCAGGCCTCCGCCAACGTTCAGACCGTGGCGGCAGCCGCCGAGGAGCTGGGCACGTCGGTGCAGGAGATCGGCCGGCAGGTCCTCGGCTCGGCCACCCTCGCGCAGACGGCGGTCGGTGAGGCGGACGAGACCCAGCACCTCGTGCAGGCCCTGAGCCAGGCGGCCACCCGCATCGGCGACATGGTCGGGATGATCTCGACCATCGCCGGGCAGACCAACCTGCTGGCGCTGAACGCCACGATCGAGGCGGCCCGCGCCGGCGATGCCGGGCGCGGCTTCGCGGTGGTCGCCGCCGAGGTCAAGGAACTCGCCGGGCAGACCGCACGGGCCACCGAGGAGATCAGCCAGCAGATCGGGCAGATCCAGGACGTGACCGGGCAGGCCGTCGCCGCCATCGACATGATCGCCGCGCGCATCCGCGAGATCGACGCGGTCGCGACGACCATCGCGGCGGCGGTGGAGCAGCAGGGCGCGGCCACGCACGAGATCGTCCGCAACGTCTCCCAGGCGGCCGCCGGGACCGACCAGGTCACCAGCAACATCACGGGCGTGGCCAAGGCCTCCGAGGAGACCGGCGCGGCGGCCGCCCAGGTGCTGGGCGCGGCCGGCGCGCTGTCGCGCCAGTCCGAGTCTCTGGGGACCGAAGTCTCGCGCTTCCTCGGGACGGTCCGGGCCGCCTGA
- a CDS encoding VOC family protein, which produces MSKPVHAMIRVLEEERARDYYARAFGLEVSDRFDFPDFTLVYMRDPASPFELELTVNKGRDRPYDLGDGYGHIAFVVDDVEAEHARHRREGFAATDVKTLKHGDDVLARFFFATDPDGYKIEVIQRGGRFA; this is translated from the coding sequence ATGTCCAAGCCCGTCCACGCCATGATCCGCGTCCTCGAGGAGGAGCGCGCGCGCGACTACTACGCCCGGGCCTTCGGCCTCGAGGTCTCCGACCGGTTCGACTTCCCGGACTTCACCCTCGTCTACATGCGGGACCCGGCCTCGCCGTTCGAGCTGGAGCTCACGGTGAACAAGGGCCGCGACAGGCCCTACGATCTCGGCGACGGCTACGGGCACATCGCCTTCGTGGTCGACGACGTGGAGGCCGAGCACGCCCGGCACCGGCGCGAGGGCTTCGCGGCCACCGACGTCAAGACCCTCAAGCACGGGGACGACGTGCTCGCGCGGTTCTTCTTCGCCACCGACCCGGACGGCTACAAGATCGAGGTCATCCAGCGCGGCGGCCGCTTCGCGTGA
- a CDS encoding histidine phosphatase family protein yields the protein MPDKTRIVCIRHGQSTFNAAHKLGRGDPGLLDARLTELGQSQARAARERLRPVPFDLVVVSPLTRAIETAAILFGEHPSRPRVLVEVLHRECQESSCDVGRAASEIAAEFPHLDVGHLPEVWWHAEPGCEVGGYPVEPRPLFDARVAAFRDWLRARPETTIAVVGHGTFFYHLTGTFLENCGTIDFDLDAAPAAA from the coding sequence ATGCCGGACAAGACCCGCATCGTCTGCATCCGCCACGGTCAGTCGACCTTCAACGCCGCGCACAAGCTCGGGCGCGGCGATCCCGGCCTGCTCGACGCGCGCCTGACCGAACTCGGTCAGTCCCAGGCGCGGGCCGCGCGGGAGCGGCTCCGGCCGGTCCCCTTCGACCTCGTGGTGGTCTCGCCCCTGACCCGCGCCATCGAGACCGCCGCGATCCTGTTCGGCGAGCATCCGAGCCGGCCGCGGGTGCTCGTCGAGGTGCTGCACCGCGAGTGCCAGGAGAGCAGCTGCGATGTCGGCCGGGCCGCCTCGGAGATCGCCGCGGAATTCCCCCACCTCGATGTCGGGCACTTGCCCGAGGTCTGGTGGCACGCGGAGCCGGGCTGCGAGGTCGGCGGCTACCCGGTGGAGCCGCGCCCCCTGTTCGACGCCCGGGTCGCGGCGTTCCGCGACTGGCTGCGGGCCAGGCCGGAGACCACCATCGCGGTGGTCGGCCACGGGACATTCTTCTACCACCTCACCGGCACGTTCCTGGAGAATTGCGGCACCATCGACTTCGATCTCGACGCCGCGCCTGCGGCGGCCTGA
- a CDS encoding nickel/cobalt transporter: protein MSVGIGIAAPAGAGRLGLRLGLMALAIGLAALLAAAIAWLVAPGLAAPPPRSPFGIGFREAAPAATGLGGVILALQASFSRSLNAAVSALRGGGSWTPLIGLAFAYGVFHAAGPGHGKAVIAGYILAGERALRRGAALSVCAALLQACVAGAIVGLGTLVLNATAASITRAGTLIETVSFALVALVGLVLTWRKAGRLAHLGAGCGPGCSHLPGPQALDTLDTWRERAGVVLAAGTRPCAGAVLVLVFAVSQGVPGAGVLAVLAMALGTAVTTTALACLAVFAKRTALRLAGGRGQAGLLALGGLELVAAAFVLVLGTAMLSGLAPGLGG, encoded by the coding sequence ATGTCCGTAGGCATCGGGATCGCCGCCCCCGCGGGGGCGGGGCGGCTGGGCCTGCGGCTCGGCCTCATGGCCCTGGCCATCGGGCTGGCCGCGCTGCTGGCGGCCGCGATCGCGTGGCTCGTCGCGCCCGGCCTCGCCGCGCCGCCGCCGCGCTCGCCCTTCGGCATCGGCTTCCGGGAGGCCGCGCCGGCCGCCACGGGGCTCGGCGGCGTCATCCTGGCGCTGCAGGCGAGCTTCTCGCGCAGCCTCAACGCCGCGGTGAGCGCGCTGCGGGGCGGCGGCAGCTGGACCCCGCTGATCGGCCTCGCCTTCGCGTACGGCGTGTTCCACGCCGCCGGCCCGGGCCACGGCAAGGCGGTGATCGCCGGCTACATCCTGGCGGGGGAGCGGGCGCTCCGGCGCGGCGCCGCGCTGAGCGTCTGCGCCGCGCTGCTCCAGGCCTGCGTGGCCGGAGCGATCGTCGGCCTCGGCACGCTGGTCCTCAACGCCACGGCGGCGAGCATCACCCGGGCCGGTACCCTGATCGAGACCGTGAGCTTCGCCCTCGTCGCCCTGGTCGGGCTGGTCCTGACGTGGCGCAAGGCCGGTCGCCTCGCCCATCTCGGCGCGGGCTGCGGCCCGGGCTGCAGCCACCTGCCGGGACCGCAGGCGCTCGACACCCTCGACACGTGGCGCGAGCGGGCCGGGGTGGTGCTGGCGGCGGGCACGCGCCCCTGCGCGGGGGCGGTGCTGGTCCTGGTCTTCGCGGTCTCGCAGGGCGTGCCCGGCGCGGGCGTGCTGGCGGTCCTGGCGATGGCCCTCGGCACGGCGGTGACCACGACCGCGCTGGCCTGCCTCGCGGTCTTCGCCAAGCGGACGGCGCTGCGCCTCGCCGGCGGGAGAGGTCAGGCCGGGCTCCTGGCGCTCGGCGGCCTCGAACTCGTCGCCGCCGCCTTCGTGCTGGTCCTGGGCACCGCGATGCTCTCCGGCCTCGCGCCGGGCCTCGGCGGCTGA
- a CDS encoding DUF1007 family protein — MPIAAPCPKPLALVLAAALGCAASAASAHPHVWVTAKAQLVYADGKLVGVRDTWSFDPEYTSFVTQGLDTDKDGKLSPEELAGLAAENTANLAEFGYFTKLKVGGKEQAFGDPKEPAAHMDDRALVMTFLLPLKTPVQQGRGVAALEVYDPTYFVAFSFAEGADAATLAGAPQGCAATVTRPKTEQPKTADAGSPGMTEAFFEALTAASTYGVQFASRVLVACP, encoded by the coding sequence ATGCCGATCGCCGCGCCCTGCCCGAAACCGCTCGCCCTGGTGCTGGCCGCCGCCCTCGGCTGCGCCGCCTCGGCGGCCTCTGCCCACCCGCACGTCTGGGTGACCGCCAAGGCCCAGCTCGTCTACGCTGACGGCAAGCTCGTCGGCGTCCGCGACACGTGGAGCTTCGACCCCGAGTACACTTCCTTCGTCACGCAGGGCCTCGACACCGACAAGGACGGCAAGCTCAGCCCGGAGGAGCTCGCCGGGCTCGCCGCCGAGAACACCGCCAACCTCGCCGAGTTCGGCTACTTCACGAAGCTGAAGGTCGGCGGCAAGGAGCAGGCCTTCGGCGATCCGAAGGAGCCGGCGGCGCACATGGACGACCGGGCGCTGGTCATGACCTTCCTGCTGCCCCTGAAGACGCCGGTCCAGCAGGGGCGGGGGGTCGCCGCGCTCGAGGTCTACGACCCGACCTACTTCGTCGCCTTCTCGTTCGCCGAGGGCGCCGACGCCGCGACCCTCGCGGGGGCGCCCCAGGGCTGCGCCGCCACGGTCACCCGGCCGAAGACCGAGCAGCCGAAGACGGCCGATGCCGGATCGCCGGGCATGACCGAGGCCTTCTTCGAGGCGCTCACCGCCGCCTCGACCTACGGGGTGCAGTTCGCCAGCCGGGTTCTCGTGGCATGTCCGTAG
- a CDS encoding amino acid ABC transporter substrate-binding protein: protein MTMRLVAVLALALAATPASAVEVLTGTLRSVAERGEIVLGYRESSVPFSFVEGKQSDGSPRPIGYAIDLCGEIADDVQAAIGRPVRIRYAPVTAETRIEAVTSGKIDLECGSTTANAERRKQVAFSPVDYISATQLLVKRGAGIASYRDLGGKTVVVTAGTTNEKAVRDQLARLKIDAQVVTAPDHAASYAMVKAGKAEAFATDDVLLYGLIATDAKDGADYTVLPDKLSYEPYGIMFRKDDPELAGLVQQTFTRLAESRALRWTYERWFLKRLPNGERLDIPMSNDLRVSFQLMGLDGGE, encoded by the coding sequence ATGACGATGCGGCTCGTCGCGGTTCTGGCGCTGGCGCTGGCGGCGACGCCCGCCTCCGCCGTCGAGGTGCTCACCGGGACGCTCAGGAGCGTCGCCGAGCGCGGGGAAATCGTCCTCGGCTACCGGGAGAGCTCGGTGCCCTTCTCCTTCGTGGAGGGCAAGCAGTCGGACGGGAGCCCCCGACCGATCGGCTACGCCATCGACCTCTGCGGCGAGATCGCCGACGACGTCCAGGCGGCGATCGGCCGGCCGGTGAGGATCCGCTACGCACCGGTCACCGCCGAGACGCGCATCGAGGCGGTGACCTCGGGCAAGATCGACCTCGAGTGCGGCTCGACCACCGCCAATGCCGAGCGCCGCAAGCAGGTCGCCTTCTCGCCGGTGGACTACATCAGCGCGACGCAGCTGCTGGTGAAGCGCGGAGCGGGCATCGCCTCGTACCGGGATCTCGGTGGCAAGACCGTCGTGGTCACCGCGGGCACCACCAACGAGAAGGCCGTGCGCGACCAGCTCGCCCGGCTGAAGATCGACGCGCAGGTGGTGACGGCTCCCGACCACGCCGCCTCCTACGCGATGGTGAAGGCCGGCAAGGCCGAGGCCTTCGCCACCGACGACGTTCTGCTCTACGGGCTGATCGCCACGGACGCGAAGGACGGGGCGGACTACACGGTGCTGCCCGACAAGCTCTCCTACGAGCCCTACGGCATCATGTTCCGCAAGGACGACCCGGAACTCGCCGGCCTCGTGCAGCAGACCTTCACGCGGCTCGCCGAGTCCCGGGCGCTGCGCTGGACCTACGAGCGCTGGTTCCTCAAGCGCCTGCCCAACGGCGAGCGCCTCGACATCCCGATGTCGAACGACCTGCGGGTGAGCTTCCAGCTGATGGGCCTCGACGGCGGCGAGTGA
- a CDS encoding dicarboxylate/amino acid:cation symporter encodes MAGSRLTTMIFVGMLLGIAVGYACSITWPDPQTAKEIAGYIALVSDVFLRLIKMIIAPLVFSTLVVGIAHLGDTASVGRVGGKALLWFVGASFCSLMLGLIMVNLMQPGHNLNLPLPDAGAGTGLKAASLSLKEFVTHLVPKSAVEAMANNEILQIVVFSIFFGVGLAALGEKGRLLAQGIEGIADVMLKVTGYVMMFAPVAVFAAIAATITTQGIGVLVTYGKFLVEFYISLGVLWTLLMGVGFLLLGGGGIMRLFNLIKEPFVLAFSTASSEAAYPKMLSNLEKFGVPNRITSFVLPMGYSFNLDGSMMYCTFAVMFIAQAYNIPLSWGQQLTMLLLLMVTSKGMAGVPRASLVVISATLSHFNIPEAGLLLIIGIDQFLDMGRSATNVLGNSVATVAVAKWEGQLSTTDQRLDHVGTVASPAE; translated from the coding sequence ATGGCAGGGTCGCGACTCACGACGATGATCTTCGTCGGCATGCTCCTCGGCATCGCCGTGGGCTACGCCTGCAGCATCACCTGGCCCGACCCGCAGACCGCCAAGGAGATCGCCGGCTACATCGCGCTGGTCTCCGACGTGTTCCTCCGCCTGATCAAGATGATCATCGCGCCGCTGGTCTTCTCCACGCTGGTCGTCGGCATCGCCCATCTCGGGGATACCGCCTCCGTCGGCCGGGTCGGCGGCAAGGCGCTGCTCTGGTTCGTCGGCGCCTCGTTCTGCTCTCTGATGCTCGGCCTCATCATGGTCAACCTGATGCAGCCCGGCCACAACCTGAACCTGCCGCTGCCCGATGCCGGCGCCGGCACCGGGCTCAAGGCGGCCTCGCTCTCGCTCAAGGAGTTCGTCACGCACCTCGTGCCGAAGAGCGCCGTCGAGGCGATGGCCAACAACGAGATCCTGCAGATCGTGGTCTTCTCGATCTTCTTCGGCGTGGGCCTCGCCGCCCTCGGCGAGAAGGGCCGCCTGCTCGCGCAGGGCATCGAGGGCATCGCCGACGTCATGCTCAAGGTGACGGGCTACGTGATGATGTTCGCCCCCGTGGCGGTGTTCGCCGCCATCGCGGCGACGATCACCACGCAGGGCATCGGCGTGCTCGTGACCTACGGCAAGTTCCTCGTGGAGTTCTACATCAGCCTCGGCGTGCTCTGGACGCTGCTCATGGGCGTCGGTTTCCTGCTGCTCGGCGGCGGCGGCATCATGCGTCTGTTCAACCTGATCAAGGAGCCCTTCGTGCTGGCCTTCTCGACGGCGTCGAGCGAGGCCGCCTACCCCAAGATGCTCTCGAACCTGGAGAAGTTCGGGGTCCCGAACCGGATCACCTCGTTCGTGCTGCCGATGGGCTACTCGTTCAACCTCGACGGCTCGATGATGTACTGCACCTTCGCGGTGATGTTCATCGCGCAGGCCTACAACATCCCGCTGAGCTGGGGCCAGCAGCTCACGATGCTGCTCCTGCTGATGGTGACCTCGAAGGGCATGGCCGGCGTGCCGCGCGCCTCGCTGGTGGTGATCTCGGCGACGCTGTCGCATTTCAACATCCCGGAGGCCGGGCTGCTGCTGATCATCGGGATCGACCAGTTTCTCGACATGGGCCGCTCGGCCACCAACGTGCTGGGCAACAGCGTCGCCACCGTGGCGGTCGCCAAGTGGGAGGGCCAGCTCAGCACCACCGACCAGCGCCTCGACCATGTCGGCACGGTGGCCTCGCCCGCGGAGTAG
- a CDS encoding branched-chain amino acid ABC transporter permease: MDVFVQQLINGLTLGSIYGLIAIGYTMVFGIIGMVNFAHGDVFMVSCFIALITFLLLTVWLGVSSIALAFLVVLVVAMALTALWGWAIERVAYRPLRGSFRLAPLISAIGVSIFLSNFVQVVQGARNKPTPPMLSGGITLFERDGYAVFLAWKQVLIMAVTAVLLTGFWYLVQRTPFGRAQRACEQDRKMAALLGIDVDRTISLTFVLGAALAAVAGVLYLMYYGVVSFSDGFVPGVKAFTAAVLGGIGSLPGAVLGGLIIGLIETFWSAYFSIEYKDVAAFSILAIVLIFMPSGILGRPEVEKV; the protein is encoded by the coding sequence ATGGACGTCTTCGTACAGCAGCTCATCAACGGGCTGACGCTCGGCTCGATCTACGGCCTGATCGCGATCGGCTACACGATGGTGTTCGGCATCATCGGCATGGTGAACTTCGCCCACGGCGACGTCTTCATGGTCTCCTGCTTCATCGCGCTCATCACCTTCCTGCTGCTGACAGTCTGGCTCGGGGTCAGCTCCATCGCGCTGGCCTTCCTGGTCGTGCTGGTGGTCGCCATGGCGCTGACCGCCCTGTGGGGCTGGGCGATCGAGCGGGTGGCCTACCGGCCGCTGCGCGGCTCGTTCCGCCTCGCGCCGCTGATCTCGGCGATCGGCGTGTCGATCTTCCTGTCGAACTTCGTGCAGGTCGTGCAGGGCGCCCGCAACAAGCCGACGCCGCCGATGCTGTCGGGCGGCATCACCCTGTTCGAGCGCGACGGCTACGCGGTGTTCCTGGCCTGGAAGCAGGTGCTGATCATGGCGGTCACCGCCGTGCTGCTCACCGGCTTCTGGTACCTCGTGCAGCGCACGCCCTTCGGCCGGGCGCAGCGCGCCTGCGAGCAGGACCGCAAGATGGCGGCGCTGCTCGGCATCGACGTCGACCGCACGATCTCGCTGACCTTCGTGCTCGGCGCCGCGCTGGCGGCCGTCGCGGGGGTCCTCTACCTGATGTACTACGGCGTCGTGTCCTTCTCGGACGGGTTCGTGCCCGGCGTGAAGGCGTTCACCGCCGCGGTGCTCGGCGGCATCGGCTCCCTGCCGGGCGCCGTGCTCGGCGGCCTGATCATCGGGCTGATCGAGACCTTCTGGTCCGCCTACTTCTCCATCGAGTACAAGGACGTCGCCGCCTTCTCGATCCTGGCGATCGTGCTGATCTTCATGCCGTCGGGCATTCTGGGCCGGCCCGAGGTCGAGAAAGTCTGA